The Dysidea avara chromosome 13, odDysAvar1.4, whole genome shotgun sequence genome includes a region encoding these proteins:
- the LOC136242975 gene encoding sialate O-acetylesterase-like, whose translation MYRWMVMMDPMQEGGPHVITATAGNLTLTLNDVLFGDVWICSGQSNMRFTVSSVFNSTEEIAASANYPEIRVFTASRRDSAQLEIDLLGIDAMWSVAGPNTIGDGNWTYFSATCWFFGRNLYDNLKYPIGLVATSWEGTTIEVWSSPDALKKCGIDGPLLPEYTSARKVTLSVIPTTPSVLWNSMIYPFLNMTIYGVIWYQGESNTLEPDTYNCTFPAMIDDWRDKWYEGSQKNTNELFPFGFVQLSTVGDSNNAMNGFPDIRWHQTANYGYVPNARMKEVFMAVTMDLGDPTSPFHSVHPRNKQDVGYRLALAGRAVAYKKESLYYTGPIAIVAYVNSPQSIIVHYTYVMDNILEIRSQSGFEVYCMVTGQPTWMESIVLKAASNFVIIVHSCGAGNSPTHVRYSWRDYPCVFKECAVYSGDLPSPPFILPVRQTC comes from the exons ATGTATCGGTGGATGGTGATGATGGACCCAATGCAAGAAGGTGGTCCACATGTCATCACAGCCACAGCTGGAAATCTCACCCTCACACTTAATGATGTCTTGTTTGGTGATGTGTGGATATGTAGTGGTCAGAGTAACATGCGGTTTACTGTGTCATCT GTGTTCAATTCTACAGAAGAAATAGCTGCATCTGCCAATTACCCTGAGATCAGGGTATTCACAGCATCTCGGAGGGACTCAGCTCAACTTGAAATTGATTTGTTGGGTATTGATGCGATGTGGTCAGTGGCAGGACCCA ATACAATCGGAGATGGTAATTGGACTTACTTTTCTGCTACTTGTTGGTTCTTTGGGAGAAATCTTTATGACAATCTGAAGTACCCTATTGGACTTGTAGCAACTAGCTGGGAAGGTACTACCATAGAGGTGTGGTCATCTCCTGATGCACTGAAGAAATGTGGAATTGATGGGCCCTTATTACCAGAGTAC acatcagctagaaaagttacctt atCTGTAATTCCCACTACTCCATCAGTATTGTGGAATTCCATGATTTATCCTTTCCTGAACATGACCATATATGGTGTCATCTGGTACCAAGGAGAATCCAATACTCTGGAGCCTGACACATACAATTGTACCTTCCCAGCAATGATTGATGACTGGAGGGACAAGTGGTATGAAGGAAGCCAAAAAAATACAAATGAATTGTTTCCATTTGGATTTGTTCAG CTTTCCACAGTGGGTGACAGTAACAACGCTATGAATGGGTTTCCTGACATACGTTGGCACCAGACAGCTAATTATGGATATGTCCCAAATGCTCGTATGAAGGAGGTCTTCATGGCTGTTACAATGGACCTGGGTGATCCTACCTCTCCTTTTCATTCTGTCCATCCCAGAAACAAACAAGATGTAGGATATCGACTTGCTTTAGCTGGAAGAGCTGTAGCATACAAGAAAGAGTCACTATATTACACAGGACCCATAGCCATTGTAGCGTATGTTAATTCACCACAGTCTATCATAGTACATTACACTTATGTAATGGACAATATTCTGGAAATCCGATCTCAGTCTGGCTTTGAAGTATATTGTATGGTGACTGGACAACCAACCTGGATGGAATCAATTGTGTTAAAAGCAGCTAGTAATTTTGTCATTATTGTTCATTCCTGTGGTGCTGGTAATTCACCTACTCATGTCCGCTACAGCTGGAGAGATTACCCATGTGTTTTCAAGGAGTGTGCTGTCTACAGTGGTGACCTTCCTTCACCACCTTTTATTCTACCTGTAAGACAAACATGCTAA